The following are encoded in a window of Collinsella aerofaciens genomic DNA:
- a CDS encoding aspartate aminotransferase family protein, whose translation MSLAAQQSLESHYVMHTFGRFPVEFVEGHGMKLTGDDGREYLDFLAGIGVCSLGHGNLAVLSALEAQTKKLMHVSNYFYIEQRGQVAALLSKLANDDVDGARVLADAIAAGDETTAAALGAPAAGEQVWETFFANSGAEANEGSMKLARLYAKRAGNGGNTIVCMRGGFHGRTLETIAATMQDWLQDSFRPLPGGFVACTPNDVDELRAIFKQLGSEICAVMLEPIQGESGVHPMTEEFMAAARDLAHEVGAVLIADEVQCGIFRTGKPFAFQTYGVEPDIMSLAKGIADGVPMGAVVAKKEIADVFKPGDHGSTFGGSCLAVAACAATLSALVRGDYAEHAAKVGAYMEQALAKLPHVVEVRGRGLMLGCDLDDAAGDAHDIVARALAAGAVINATGAHTLRFLPPLVCEEADVDSLIEILSGVLV comes from the coding sequence ATGTCACTTGCAGCTCAGCAATCGCTTGAATCCCATTACGTTATGCATACCTTTGGCCGCTTTCCGGTCGAGTTTGTCGAGGGCCACGGCATGAAGCTCACCGGCGACGATGGCCGTGAGTACCTCGACTTTCTTGCCGGCATCGGCGTGTGCAGCCTAGGTCATGGCAACCTGGCTGTGCTCTCGGCGCTCGAGGCACAGACCAAAAAGCTCATGCATGTCTCCAATTACTTCTACATCGAGCAGCGTGGACAGGTCGCGGCGCTGCTGTCCAAGCTTGCTAACGACGACGTAGATGGTGCGCGCGTGCTTGCCGATGCCATTGCCGCCGGCGATGAGACCACGGCAGCTGCTCTTGGTGCCCCGGCTGCGGGCGAGCAGGTGTGGGAGACGTTCTTTGCCAATTCCGGCGCCGAGGCCAACGAGGGCTCGATGAAGCTCGCGCGCTTGTACGCCAAGCGTGCCGGTAACGGCGGCAACACCATCGTGTGCATGCGCGGCGGCTTCCACGGCCGTACGCTCGAGACCATTGCCGCCACCATGCAGGATTGGCTGCAGGATAGTTTCCGTCCGCTGCCGGGTGGCTTTGTGGCCTGCACGCCCAACGATGTCGATGAGCTGCGTGCGATCTTTAAGCAGCTGGGGAGCGAAATTTGTGCCGTGATGCTCGAACCGATCCAGGGTGAGAGTGGCGTGCACCCCATGACCGAGGAGTTTATGGCGGCAGCGCGCGACCTAGCACACGAAGTGGGCGCCGTGCTTATCGCCGACGAGGTCCAGTGCGGTATCTTCCGCACGGGTAAGCCGTTTGCGTTCCAGACCTATGGCGTGGAGCCCGACATTATGAGTCTTGCCAAGGGCATTGCCGACGGCGTGCCCATGGGTGCCGTCGTGGCAAAGAAGGAGATTGCCGACGTGTTTAAGCCGGGCGACCACGGCTCGACCTTTGGCGGTAGCTGCTTGGCCGTCGCGGCGTGTGCCGCGACGCTCTCCGCGCTTGTGCGCGGCGATTATGCCGAGCATGCTGCCAAGGTGGGTGCCTATATGGAGCAGGCGCTGGCTAAGCTTCCGCATGTGGTAGAGGTGCGTGGCCGTGGCCTGATGCTCGGCTGTGATTTGGATGATGCCGCGGGCGACGCACATGATATTGTTGCCCGCGCGCTGGCCGCCGGTGCCGTGATTAACGCTACGGGTGCTCATACGCTGCGTTTCTTGCCGCCGCTCGTCTGCGAGGAAGCCGACGTGGACAGTCTGATCGAGATCCTGTCGGGTGTCTTGGTCTAA
- the argB gene encoding acetylglutamate kinase, translated as MKFARDCRSSESNEATAQLLFEALPWIKNLTGKTVVIKYGGAAMVDEQLRRDVMSDIVLLKIIGMRPVIVHGGGKAINEALSHYDIPVEFKNGQRVTTPATMDIVREVLGGKVNQELVAAINHHGNLAVGVSGSDAGTLIAEPLDPELGRVGKVTHVNTDYIERLLDSEYIPVIATVAAGEDGGFFNINADTAAGAVAAALHAHKAIFLTDVDGLYKDFSDKDSLISNLTLDEVNEMLYGGEVDKGMIPKLRAAVDALAGGVFRAHIINGTTPHSLLLELLTDAGVGTVIHSTETAYEFDTHPHPLSTFAARLTENLDEVEKLQTV; from the coding sequence ATGAAATTCGCACGCGATTGTCGTTCGAGCGAATCCAACGAAGCAACCGCGCAGCTGCTGTTCGAAGCGCTGCCGTGGATTAAGAACCTGACCGGCAAGACGGTTGTTATCAAATATGGCGGAGCCGCCATGGTTGATGAGCAGCTGCGCCGCGACGTGATGAGCGACATCGTTTTGCTCAAGATCATCGGTATGCGCCCCGTCATCGTGCACGGCGGCGGCAAGGCTATCAACGAGGCGCTGAGCCATTACGATATTCCCGTCGAGTTTAAGAACGGCCAGCGCGTGACCACGCCGGCGACTATGGATATCGTGCGCGAGGTGCTGGGCGGCAAGGTCAACCAGGAGCTGGTTGCTGCCATCAACCACCACGGCAACCTGGCCGTGGGCGTGTCGGGCAGCGATGCCGGCACGCTCATCGCCGAGCCGCTCGACCCCGAGCTCGGTCGCGTGGGCAAAGTGACGCACGTCAACACCGACTATATCGAGCGCTTACTCGACAGCGAGTACATCCCCGTCATCGCAACCGTCGCGGCGGGGGAGGACGGCGGTTTCTTCAACATCAACGCCGATACCGCCGCCGGTGCCGTTGCTGCGGCGCTCCACGCGCATAAGGCGATCTTTTTGACCGATGTCGATGGCCTGTACAAGGACTTTAGCGACAAGGACTCGCTTATCTCCAACCTAACGCTCGACGAGGTTAACGAGATGCTCTACGGCGGCGAGGTCGATAAGGGCATGATTCCCAAACTGCGCGCGGCCGTCGATGCGCTTGCCGGCGGCGTATTTCGTGCTCACATCATCAACGGCACCACGCCGCATTCGCTGCTGCTGGAGCTGCTGACCGATGCCGGCGTCGGTACCGTGATCCATTCCACCGAGACGGCTTACGAGTTCGATACGCATCCGCATCCGCTTTCGACGTTTGCTGCGCGTCTGACCGAGAACCTCGACGAGGTCGAGAAGCTTCAGACGGTCTAG
- the argJ gene encoding bifunctional glutamate N-acetyltransferase/amino-acid acetyltransferase ArgJ, translating to MNTELFDIKIRAVEGGVTAAAGFKAAGIHAGFRKNPERLDYAFVVPDKPCPGAGVFTTNRFCAAPVQVSRANLGGADKGYGIIAGVSINSGNANAATGETGLACARETCNIASQVIGCESQQILVASTGVIGQILPIDTFETAIPAAYEALSAHGGADAARAIMTTDTHSKEYAVSYVSEAAGHAGNVYTVGGMCKGSGMIMPNMATMIAVITTDAPVEPAALHALLLSTVKQTFNKVTVDSDTSTNDTCIMLASGAAAADVEPIVEGSDAFDELAFAVHEVCESLARNIAADGEGASKLVTVNVTGAVNDEEADIAARAVANSPLVKTCIAGHDCNWGRVAMALGKCGVKFNQEDVSIDMMGMPVCRDGLTVPFDEDEALRRFEAPEIVISADLGAGDAATTVWTCDLTHEYISINGDYRS from the coding sequence ATGAATACCGAGCTGTTTGATATCAAGATTCGCGCCGTCGAGGGTGGCGTTACGGCTGCGGCTGGTTTTAAGGCTGCAGGCATCCACGCTGGGTTCCGCAAGAACCCCGAGCGTCTGGATTACGCGTTCGTCGTGCCCGATAAACCCTGTCCCGGTGCCGGCGTGTTTACCACCAATCGCTTTTGCGCGGCGCCCGTGCAGGTGAGCCGTGCCAACCTGGGCGGTGCCGACAAGGGCTACGGTATCATCGCCGGCGTTTCGATCAACTCTGGCAATGCCAACGCCGCCACGGGTGAGACCGGCCTTGCATGCGCGCGCGAGACCTGCAACATCGCGTCGCAGGTCATCGGCTGTGAATCCCAGCAGATCCTAGTTGCATCCACAGGCGTGATTGGACAGATTCTGCCCATCGACACATTTGAGACTGCCATTCCTGCTGCCTACGAGGCGCTCTCCGCTCACGGTGGCGCCGATGCCGCTCGCGCCATCATGACGACCGACACGCACTCCAAGGAGTACGCCGTGTCCTACGTCAGTGAGGCTGCGGGTCATGCGGGCAATGTCTATACGGTAGGCGGAATGTGCAAGGGCTCGGGCATGATCATGCCCAACATGGCCACCATGATCGCAGTTATCACCACCGATGCCCCCGTCGAGCCTGCGGCACTTCATGCCCTGCTGCTTTCGACCGTCAAACAGACCTTCAACAAGGTAACGGTCGATTCCGACACCTCGACCAACGACACCTGCATCATGCTTGCCTCCGGCGCCGCTGCCGCAGATGTCGAGCCTATCGTTGAGGGCTCCGATGCCTTTGACGAGTTGGCATTTGCTGTGCACGAGGTGTGCGAGAGCCTGGCGCGCAATATCGCCGCCGATGGTGAGGGCGCATCCAAGCTTGTTACGGTCAACGTTACCGGCGCCGTGAACGACGAGGAAGCCGATATCGCCGCCCGTGCCGTTGCCAACTCGCCGCTCGTTAAGACCTGCATCGCCGGCCACGACTGCAACTGGGGTCGCGTTGCTATGGCACTCGGCAAGTGCGGCGTGAAGTTTAATCAGGAAGACGTTTCCATCGACATGATGGGCATGCCTGTCTGTCGCGATGGTCTGACTGTTCCCTTTGACGAGGACGAGGCTCTACGACGTTTCGAGGCGCCAGAGATCGTGATCTCGGCCGACCTGGGCGCAGGCGACGCGGCAACGACCGTGTGGACCTGCGACCTCACGCATGAGTACATCTCCATCAACGGCGACTACCGTTCCTAG
- the argC gene encoding N-acetyl-gamma-glutamyl-phosphate reductase gives MSLKVGIVGAAGYAGAELIRLVLGHPEFELVAITSNADAGQPLSAVYPSFTGVSDLVFTTHDAPELKNCDAVFLAVPHTAAMAQVPALLAAGVSCIDLSADYRLSDPATFEAWYAAEHTSPELLKTRAFGLPELFSQDLETAASDHADGKPVLVACAGCYPTATSLAAAPAVRAGWVAENGPVIVDAISGVTGAGKSCNARTHFCSADENLEAYGVGKHRHTPEIEQILGLTDRVVFTPHLAPLKRGLLSTVTMPLAPQAIDSLALEDVVDYYKQFYAGRTFVRVLDTGQQPKTASVVGTNAAQIGLALNKRAGVLVATGAIDNLCKGAAGQAVQCANIVFGFDERRGLPTVACPV, from the coding sequence ATGTCTTTGAAGGTTGGAATCGTCGGCGCGGCTGGATATGCCGGAGCCGAGCTCATTCGCCTCGTGCTCGGTCATCCCGAGTTTGAACTTGTCGCCATTACGTCCAACGCCGATGCCGGCCAGCCGTTGTCTGCGGTGTACCCGAGCTTCACCGGCGTAAGCGATCTTGTCTTCACGACGCATGATGCCCCCGAGCTCAAGAACTGTGACGCGGTATTTTTGGCCGTGCCGCACACGGCTGCCATGGCTCAGGTGCCCGCCCTGCTTGCCGCGGGAGTCTCCTGCATTGACCTCTCGGCCGACTATCGCCTGAGCGATCCGGCCACCTTTGAGGCCTGGTATGCCGCCGAGCACACGAGCCCCGAGTTGCTCAAGACCCGCGCCTTCGGTCTGCCCGAGCTGTTCTCCCAGGATTTGGAGACCGCTGCATCCGATCATGCCGACGGCAAACCCGTGCTGGTCGCCTGCGCCGGCTGCTATCCCACCGCAACGAGCCTTGCTGCCGCTCCTGCCGTGCGTGCGGGCTGGGTGGCCGAGAACGGTCCCGTGATTGTCGATGCCATCAGCGGTGTGACGGGTGCCGGCAAGTCCTGCAACGCTCGTACGCATTTTTGCAGCGCCGACGAGAACTTGGAGGCCTACGGCGTGGGTAAGCATCGCCACACGCCCGAGATTGAGCAAATCCTTGGCCTGACCGATCGCGTCGTCTTTACCCCGCACCTGGCACCGCTCAAGCGTGGTCTGCTCTCCACGGTGACGATGCCGCTCGCGCCGCAGGCCATCGACTCCTTGGCTCTTGAGGACGTTGTCGACTATTACAAGCAGTTCTATGCCGGTCGCACCTTTGTGCGCGTGCTCGATACCGGCCAGCAGCCCAAGACGGCTTCGGTTGTCGGCACCAACGCCGCCCAGATTGGCCTCGCGCTCAACAAGCGCGCGGGCGTGCTGGTGGCGACGGGCGCCATCGACAATCTGTGCAAGGGCGCTGCGGGCCAAGCGGTCCAGTGCGCCAATATCGTCTTTGGCTTTGACGAGCGACGAGGCTTGCCCACAGTGGCGTGCCCGGTGTAG
- a CDS encoding pyridoxamine 5'-phosphate oxidase family protein, with translation MDGLNTVLEYLTSVPAWYLATSVDGQPHVRPFSFAQIQDGKLWFVTARTKDVWQELLQNQRFEATSWWPGHGWLILRGHAGLDDQAAPDMREAGWKHLERLSEHYEGPNDPTLVFFSVEEPEAFICNHDEWVPVEL, from the coding sequence GTGGACGGATTGAATACGGTTTTGGAGTATCTGACGTCGGTGCCGGCGTGGTACTTGGCGACGAGCGTGGACGGGCAGCCACATGTACGTCCGTTCTCGTTTGCACAGATTCAGGACGGTAAGCTGTGGTTTGTGACGGCGCGCACCAAAGACGTGTGGCAAGAGCTGCTGCAAAATCAGCGCTTTGAGGCCACGAGTTGGTGGCCGGGCCATGGCTGGCTCATCTTGCGCGGGCATGCGGGTCTGGATGACCAGGCCGCTCCCGATATGCGCGAGGCTGGATGGAAACATCTTGAGCGCTTGAGCGAGCACTATGAGGGGCCTAACGACCCCACGCTCGTCTTCTTTAGCGTGGAGGAACCCGAGGCCTTTATCTGCAATCACGACGAATGGGTGCCGGTCGAGCTCTAG
- a CDS encoding pyridoxamine 5'-phosphate oxidase family protein, producing the protein MTDNDRTAQLERACSYLRRIPAWYLATTDVADGHQPRVRPFSFAMVDDGKLWFCTSRDKDVWAELSANPKFEVSGWKPGECWIVLTGEAALEDDAAASDKVRQAGFKHMVGIGEQHDSANDGRLAFFSVRNIVARFCDIDGSEERLEL; encoded by the coding sequence ATGACCGACAACGACCGCACGGCTCAGCTTGAGCGCGCCTGTTCGTATCTCAGGCGCATTCCGGCGTGGTATCTGGCCACGACCGATGTGGCCGACGGACATCAGCCCCGCGTGAGACCGTTTTCGTTTGCCATGGTCGATGACGGTAAGTTGTGGTTTTGCACGTCGCGCGATAAGGATGTGTGGGCGGAGCTGAGTGCGAATCCCAAGTTTGAAGTATCGGGCTGGAAGCCGGGGGAATGTTGGATCGTGTTGACCGGCGAAGCCGCACTTGAGGACGACGCAGCTGCGAGCGACAAGGTGCGTCAAGCGGGTTTTAAGCACATGGTGGGCATTGGCGAGCAACACGATAGTGCCAACGACGGCCGCCTTGCGTTTTTCTCGGTCCGCAATATCGTCGCCCGCTTCTGTGATATCGACGGCAGCGAGGAGCGCCTGGAGCTCTAG
- a CDS encoding energy-coupling factor transporter transmembrane component T family protein translates to MEAFSFGSYYPGDSAIHRLDPRTKLLLGFVFLITTLTVSGFRGLAPVAIFVVLIYAVSRVPLRRVLSSMAPLLAIVVVVAVLNLFTDQSGRILWQLGFLQISEGSLRSAAFMACRLTLMMAGMSAITLTTPTLDLTAGFERLLAPFARVGLPAHELGMIMGIALRFMPQFATEMKQTADAQASRGARVTGGPLGGVRMLGSVAIPLFTGVFRHAETLSAAMDARCYHGEQGRTRLHALAFGRGDALAAVVTALLLICVIGINLQLV, encoded by the coding sequence ATGGAGGCGTTTTCGTTTGGTAGTTACTATCCCGGCGATAGTGCAATCCACCGCCTGGACCCGCGAACCAAGTTGCTCTTGGGCTTTGTGTTTCTGATCACGACGCTCACGGTCAGTGGCTTCCGCGGACTGGCCCCTGTCGCAATTTTCGTCGTGCTGATCTATGCCGTGTCCCGGGTGCCGTTGCGCCGGGTCCTATCATCGATGGCGCCGCTGCTGGCAATCGTCGTCGTGGTCGCGGTGCTCAACTTGTTTACCGATCAGAGTGGGCGCATCTTGTGGCAGCTCGGTTTTCTGCAGATAAGCGAGGGCTCACTGCGTTCTGCCGCCTTTATGGCGTGCCGCCTGACGTTGATGATGGCCGGCATGAGTGCCATTACGCTCACTACGCCGACGCTCGACCTCACCGCGGGCTTTGAGCGTCTGCTCGCACCGTTTGCGCGTGTGGGACTTCCTGCGCACGAGCTCGGCATGATTATGGGTATCGCGTTGCGCTTTATGCCGCAGTTCGCCACCGAGATGAAGCAGACGGCCGATGCGCAGGCGAGCCGCGGTGCACGCGTAACGGGCGGTCCGCTCGGTGGCGTACGCATGCTCGGCAGTGTGGCGATTCCGCTGTTCACCGGCGTGTTCCGTCATGCCGAGACGCTGTCTGCTGCCATGGATGCACGCTGCTATCACGGCGAGCAGGGCCGCACACGTCTGCATGCGCTTGCATTTGGCCGCGGCGATGCGTTGGCTGCGGTGGTGACGGCGCTGCTGCTCATCTGCGTCATCGGCATCAATCTTCAACTTGTTTAG
- a CDS encoding energy-coupling factor transporter ATPase: MIECRGVSFSYDGAAPALDGVDLNIEDGEFFCILGGNGSGKSTFAKHLNALLQPDAGTVRINGMDASDPELVYDIRSTAGMVFQNPDDQLVATLVEDDVAFGPENLGVPSAQIAQRVREALKGVGLVGFERHETHALSGGQKQRVALAGVLAMEPRVLILDEASSMLDPRGRKGLMKACRALHDRGMTIVMITHFMEEAAEADRVAVFRAGRVAMLGTPEEILMRADELAQLNLDMPASCCLGRTLRAKGVPVCAQVREADMVAEIAQTYAERSGAGTAGQSSASQLEIADGTVPVDNEGNASEPVIELSHVSYSYSLSARERRRWHKRSAAEGSSNKQALWGNDPSSPWALRDVSLTVRRGEFLGLAGHTGSGKSTLVQHLNGLIRPQEGSVCALGLDLSNKKDAAAVKAKVGVVFQYPERQLFAETVAQDVAFGPHNLGLPQDEVDRRVESSLSRVGLDLSTVGDKSPFELSGGQQRRVAFAGVLAMEPEVLVLDEPMAGLDPAARRDFLGLIDRLHCEGLTVVMVSHSMDDLANCCNRIVVMNEGAVFAEGTPVQVFAHADELKSIGLGVPAAQRMALALTEAGVPLRRGGLYTVESLADELANLLIGRSDGSSNVSDIAKSKTVAREEGC, translated from the coding sequence ATGATTGAGTGTCGGGGCGTTTCCTTTAGTTATGACGGTGCCGCACCGGCGCTCGACGGCGTCGATCTGAATATCGAGGACGGCGAGTTTTTCTGCATCCTCGGTGGCAATGGGTCGGGCAAGTCGACGTTTGCCAAGCATCTGAATGCACTGTTGCAGCCCGATGCGGGCACGGTACGCATCAACGGCATGGACGCGTCCGATCCCGAGCTGGTCTACGACATCCGCTCGACTGCTGGCATGGTGTTCCAGAATCCCGACGACCAGCTTGTGGCGACGCTTGTCGAAGATGACGTTGCGTTCGGTCCCGAAAACCTTGGCGTGCCATCGGCGCAAATTGCGCAGCGCGTACGCGAGGCGCTGAAGGGTGTGGGCCTGGTGGGCTTTGAGCGCCACGAGACCCACGCGCTTTCGGGTGGCCAAAAGCAGCGCGTGGCGCTTGCCGGCGTGCTCGCCATGGAGCCGCGCGTTCTCATTTTGGATGAGGCTTCCTCGATGCTTGATCCGCGTGGGCGCAAGGGCCTCATGAAGGCTTGCCGCGCGTTGCACGATCGCGGCATGACCATCGTGATGATTACGCACTTTATGGAAGAGGCCGCCGAGGCCGATCGTGTCGCGGTGTTTCGGGCGGGGCGCGTTGCCATGCTCGGTACGCCCGAGGAAATCTTGATGCGAGCGGACGAACTTGCGCAGCTCAACCTGGATATGCCGGCGTCGTGCTGCTTAGGTAGGACGCTTCGTGCGAAGGGCGTGCCCGTTTGCGCGCAGGTACGTGAGGCGGATATGGTCGCCGAGATTGCGCAGACTTATGCCGAGCGAAGTGGGGCAGGCACCGCGGGGCAGTCTTCCGCATCCCAGTTGGAAATCGCTGACGGCACTGTTCCGGTAGACAACGAGGGCAACGCGTCGGAGCCCGTCATAGAGCTATCCCATGTTTCGTACAGTTATTCGCTGAGCGCCCGCGAGCGTCGCCGTTGGCACAAGCGCTCGGCCGCCGAGGGTTCATCGAACAAACAGGCTCTCTGGGGAAACGACCCCAGCAGCCCGTGGGCGCTGCGCGATGTATCGCTGACGGTGCGTCGCGGCGAGTTCCTGGGTTTGGCAGGTCATACCGGTTCGGGTAAGTCGACGCTGGTCCAGCATCTCAACGGTTTGATTCGTCCCCAGGAGGGAAGCGTTTGCGCGCTGGGGCTCGATCTGTCAAACAAGAAAGACGCCGCCGCGGTTAAGGCCAAGGTCGGCGTGGTGTTTCAATATCCTGAGCGTCAGCTGTTTGCCGAAACCGTGGCGCAGGACGTGGCGTTTGGTCCGCACAACCTTGGCTTGCCGCAAGATGAAGTCGACCGTCGTGTCGAGTCATCGCTCTCACGCGTGGGCCTCGACCTTTCCACGGTCGGCGACAAGAGCCCCTTTGAGCTTTCGGGCGGTCAACAACGGCGCGTGGCATTCGCCGGCGTGCTTGCCATGGAGCCCGAGGTCCTGGTGCTCGATGAACCCATGGCGGGGCTCGATCCGGCTGCGCGCAGGGATTTCCTAGGGCTCATCGATCGACTCCATTGCGAGGGCCTGACCGTTGTCATGGTTTCGCACAGCATGGATGACCTGGCAAATTGTTGTAACCGTATCGTTGTGATGAACGAGGGCGCGGTGTTTGCCGAGGGAACGCCCGTGCAGGTGTTTGCGCATGCCGATGAGCTCAAGTCGATCGGCTTGGGCGTTCCCGCCGCCCAGCGTATGGCGCTGGCGCTTACGGAGGCGGGCGTGCCGCTGCGTCGCGGCGGGCTCTATACGGTTGAGTCGTTGGCCGACGAGTTGGCAAATTTGCTGATCGGTCGCTCAGACGGTTCTTCTAACGTCTCGGACATTGCTAAATCCAAGACGGTCGCGCGAGAGGAGGGCTGCTGA
- a CDS encoding ECF transporter S component yields the protein MSEQSQHIHFENTNRWSTKQLVTMALMCALGALFMYVQLPILPSAPFLTYDPSLVPAMVCGFAYGPGAGTAVAAMAIVIHALTTGDWVGALMNLVATLGYILPAAIVYQKMHTYKGAVIGLVLGVIAATALSMVANLTIGVWFWYGSVDVIAPLMIPAVLPFNLIKTVLNSVLTLAVYKAVSNLITPKKDQVKGRA from the coding sequence ATGTCTGAACAGTCGCAGCATATCCATTTTGAGAACACGAATAGGTGGAGCACCAAACAGCTCGTTACCATGGCGCTGATGTGCGCCTTGGGCGCCCTGTTTATGTACGTGCAGCTGCCCATCCTTCCTTCGGCGCCGTTTTTGACGTATGACCCGTCGCTGGTGCCGGCGATGGTGTGCGGGTTTGCGTATGGTCCCGGCGCCGGTACCGCTGTTGCCGCTATGGCAATCGTTATCCATGCGCTCACCACGGGTGACTGGGTCGGCGCGCTTATGAACCTGGTTGCCACGCTGGGTTACATTCTGCCCGCGGCTATCGTTTACCAGAAGATGCACACCTATAAGGGTGCCGTGATTGGCCTGGTGCTCGGCGTCATTGCCGCTACAGCGCTGTCTATGGTCGCAAACCTTACCATTGGCGTATGGTTCTGGTATGGCTCGGTCGATGTGATCGCCCCGCTCATGATTCCTGCCGTACTGCCGTTTAACCTTATCAAGACCGTGCTTAACTCGGTGTTGACGCTGGCGGTGTATAAAGCAGTCTCCAACCTCATCACGCCTAAAAAGGACCAGGTCAAAGGCCGCGCATGA
- the groL gene encoding chaperonin GroEL (60 kDa chaperone family; promotes refolding of misfolded polypeptides especially under stressful conditions; forms two stacked rings of heptamers to form a barrel-shaped 14mer; ends can be capped by GroES; misfolded proteins enter the barrel where they are refolded when GroES binds) produces MAKNITFNTDARAKLAKGVNTLADAVTVTMGPKGRYVALQRTFGAPTITNDGVSVAKEIELEDNIENMGAQLVKEVATKTNDTVGDGTTTATLLAQAIVNDGLRNVAAGANPLAIRRGIDKAVNAAVAEMKKQAKPVETKEQIASVGTISAGDPEVGEKIAEAMEVVGKDGVITVEDSQTFDITIDTVEGMQFDKGYVSAYFVTDNDRMEAVMKDPYILITDQKISSVQDIMPVLEAVQRAGRGLLIIAEDIDGEALPTLVLNKIRGALNVCAVKAPGYGDRRKRILEDIAVLTGGQAALDELGVKVADITADMLGTAKSVTISKDNTVVVGGAGSKEAIDARIAQIKGEMENTTSDFDREKLQERLAKLSGGVAVIKVGAATESELKEIKHRVEDALQATRAAVEEGIVAGGGVAFMDAAPALDAVEIDDPEEKIGVDIVKKALTAPVATIAKNAGFEGAVVVDKVAELPAGQGLNSANGEWGDMIEMGVLDPVKVSRVTLQNAASVASLILITEATVSDVPKNTQLEDAIAAATAGQQGGGMY; encoded by the coding sequence ATGGCAAAGAACATTACGTTCAACACCGATGCCCGCGCTAAGCTTGCCAAGGGCGTCAACACTCTGGCCGACGCCGTTACCGTCACCATGGGCCCCAAGGGTCGCTACGTTGCGCTGCAGCGCACGTTCGGTGCTCCGACCATCACCAACGACGGCGTTTCTGTCGCCAAGGAGATCGAGCTCGAGGACAACATCGAGAACATGGGTGCTCAGCTGGTGAAGGAGGTTGCCACCAAGACCAACGACACCGTGGGTGACGGCACCACCACCGCAACCCTGCTCGCTCAGGCCATCGTCAACGACGGTCTGCGCAACGTCGCCGCTGGCGCCAACCCGCTGGCCATCCGTCGCGGCATCGACAAGGCCGTCAACGCCGCCGTCGCCGAGATGAAGAAGCAGGCCAAGCCGGTCGAGACCAAGGAGCAGATCGCTTCCGTCGGTACCATCTCCGCCGGTGACCCCGAGGTCGGCGAGAAGATCGCCGAGGCCATGGAGGTCGTGGGCAAGGACGGCGTCATCACCGTCGAGGATTCCCAGACGTTCGACATCACCATCGACACCGTCGAGGGCATGCAGTTCGACAAGGGCTATGTCTCCGCTTACTTCGTCACGGATAACGACCGCATGGAGGCCGTGATGAAGGATCCGTACATCCTCATCACCGACCAGAAGATCTCCAGCGTTCAGGACATCATGCCCGTTCTCGAGGCTGTCCAGCGCGCTGGCCGCGGCCTGCTCATCATCGCTGAGGACATCGACGGCGAGGCTCTGCCTACCCTGGTCCTCAACAAGATCCGCGGCGCTCTCAACGTCTGCGCCGTCAAGGCTCCGGGCTACGGCGATCGCCGTAAGCGCATCCTCGAGGACATCGCCGTCCTCACCGGTGGCCAGGCTGCCCTGGACGAGCTGGGCGTGAAGGTCGCCGACATCACCGCCGATATGCTCGGTACCGCTAAGTCCGTCACCATCTCCAAGGACAACACCGTCGTCGTCGGCGGCGCTGGCTCCAAGGAGGCCATCGACGCTCGTATCGCTCAGATCAAGGGCGAGATGGAGAACACCACCTCTGACTTCGACCGCGAGAAGCTCCAGGAGCGCCTGGCCAAGCTCTCCGGCGGCGTTGCCGTCATCAAGGTCGGCGCTGCTACCGAGTCCGAGCTCAAGGAGATCAAGCACCGCGTCGAGGATGCCCTGCAGGCTACCCGCGCTGCTGTCGAGGAGGGCATCGTCGCCGGCGGTGGCGTCGCCTTCATGGACGCTGCTCCTGCGCTCGACGCTGTCGAGATCGACGACCCCGAGGAGAAGATCGGCGTCGACATCGTCAAGAAGGCTCTGACCGCTCCGGTCGCTACCATCGCCAAGAACGCTGGCTTTGAGGGCGCTGTCGTGGTCGACAAGGTTGCCGAGCTGCCCGCCGGCCAGGGTCTCAACTCTGCCAACGGCGAGTGGGGCGACATGATCGAGATGGGCGTCCTCGACCCCGTCAAGGTCAGCCGCGTCACCCTGCAGAACGCTGCTTCTGTCGCCAGCCTGATCCTCATCACCGAGGCTACCGTCTCCGATGTGCCCAAGAACACTCAGCTTGAGGACGCTATCGCTGCTGCCACCGCTGGTCAGCAGGGCGGCGGTATGTACTAA